In Betta splendens chromosome 1, fBetSpl5.4, whole genome shotgun sequence, the genomic stretch TCGCACTTGGCGTAGATGTCTGCCAGCTGCTGGTAGACGGGCATGGGTTCACAGAACTGCAGCGCGCGCTCAAACACCTTCTTCAGGCTCTCCTCTGTGCCGTACATGTTCTCCAGGTTCAGCAGGGCCACCCACACGTTCAGCTTCTCCTGGTCCTCCCtgggtttacacacacacacacgcacacgcgcacacacacacacacgtcacgtTTTACACACAGCACGGCTGGAAAGCGGAGAAGACTTAGAATCCGACGCTCACCTGAATGAAATGGTTTTCAGCGCCCTCTCGGCCACCGAGCGCGCCTGCTCGATCTGTGTGGCCTGCAGGTGGTGGGCCATGTACTGAAGCCAAAGCAGAGAGCTGTTGGGTGAGGCCAGGAGCAGCCGCTCAAAGTCCGCCACTTCCTGGGGGCGCAGGTTCGGGTCCATGAGCTCAGTCTCCCGCTGCTGCAGGACCTTCTCCGCAGCctttttctcctgctgcagctcgtgACGGGTCTTCTTCTGGGGCTTGGAGAGGAGAGGGTAGTTGTGAGACAGACAAGCTTAGGtagagaaaaggaaacaaaaaagcaTTAAATGAGCTTTTCTTACCTTACTGCTGCCCTCTTGGTCCTCTCCATCGCTGGAGTCGTCCTCCTGAGCAGTAAACGCGGGCTTCAGGGAGCTCAGTCCTATGTCCCAGGAGAAGCCTGCTGATATCTGAAGCCTGGAGGGGCCTGTTGAGCTGGTCTgctgacagaaagacagacagacagacagaagagagagaaacaactTAGCTCCTGCGTATCCTTACTGTGCAGACTCTACGATGCTATGCTGCTTACCTTTGCAGCCTTAGGTTTGGGTTTCTGTACATCTTCTTTAAAGTACACCTCCACACCGCTGTCACTGTCATTAGTTTTTGCttggtttattttcttcttttttgggACCCGTGACTCTTCTTGTTTCTGGCCAACAATAAAGATTACTATCAAACACACGGTTTCCGTTCCGTCTCAATGGTGCTAAACAACAATTAAGTTCATCTGCAatttcaaagtgaaaaaaagcatatttttatttattaaacttTTAATGAGATTAACCTTGTCGCTCTCAGCCAGCGCACGTTTCTTTTTCTTGGAAacgtgtttctcctcctcctcctcctcctcctcggaatcatgtttctcctcctcctccttttcctcctcctcctcctcctccatcatcttgCGAAGCGGTAGACCGAGCGATTCTGGAATGACGTCTGGCTTCATGGTGTCCTCAGGGAGCAGAGAAATGTTGACGACCTCGTTGTCAATACtgaggacagaaacacagagctgtGAGCTACAAATAACAGCCACAATATTGATTCTATAATtggaaatggaaataaatggaaAGACACACCACCAGAGTAAGGCTGTTCATTGGAAATCTCAAACATGAATGTGTTGCTTGCCTGAGAATCTTGGTGGTGAAGACAGTCTTGGACTCGAGCTGCTTAAAGAGGACCTTCAGGCTGTCAACCTGGTAATGGGTGGTCTTCTTGAAAGAGGCTCTTCCAGTTATGCCCCGACCCAACCTACAAAGCACAAGTGGCAACAGGTCGTTACTGTTAGCTGTCACGAAACCATTACAGCCTAATAATCAGTAGTAGAGGGGTGTGCAATGATGCCAGCTCAAATAACACGTTCCTGATGGCTAGTAGCTTGATGTTGACAACACAATGATAATAAATCAGTTACCTGATTAAGACTGCCTGCGCTCCCACAGACTTCAGATAGCCTCTGATCAGCTGGCCTGGCTTCAGCGCATCCAGAGATGAAACCTCTGGGTCCTTCACTGACTTGGCCTGCTGAGGGTTCAGTCTGAAGTGGAAGACACAATGTGAAAACAGATATTTTTGAGCTGTGAAATTAACACACATATCCTCACAAGTGAGGCTTCGTCTTACCTTGATGGACGCAGAGACAACTGCCACTTGTCGTTTTCATACCTCAGAAGTAAACACCTGAGGGAAAACATATTAGAGCTGCTTGTTGATATTATGCGCCCACAATTTCTAAGAAATGTGTTGTGAGCTACACATATAAAGCACATCTATAACAAAACAAAGGCTGCTTTGGCACAAGCTCTCTTCAATGTTTGTTGGAATTACCTtcaaaaaaacacatgactttTATTCTGCTTTAGTGACTAATAAACACATCAAACTGATTGTGACAGACAAGCGCCAGAATTCTCCTCCAAAGGCTAGTGATGCACTGACTGACCTGATCACCTGATCTGTGCTGTATCCATCCAAGATACTACTCTTATAGGCATCGTCCACGTCCGTAATATGAACAGTCCCCACGTTGTCAAAGGGAAGTTTGACCAAGAGGCCAAGCCGTGGGTAAATATTAGTCACTATGCCCAAAGTCACCATGCCTTGCTCCAGTTTATAGACACCTGTAAAAAGAGATGCCAAATCAACGGCTTTGTgcttatgataataataataatatatgtctAAGAAGTGATCACACGTGGAACAGCGAGCAATAATAAAGAAACGCACGCACACGGTGGTAGAACGCAGCTTGAGCTGCACGTACCTGTGAGAGACAGAGCTAAGCGGCGGGGTTTGTTGCGCACGTTCACCACTTTAGCACAGACAGCTTCGCCCAGCTTGTACAACTTCTCTGGGTGCTTGGCATTCtgaaatgagaaaacatttCATCCATTTAAGATTTACAGAGTTTATTCCATGTCTTTTACTGTGAGCGTTAGCAGCATCTCGACACTGACAGGATCTGGACTCTTTCCTAAACTTACTTTAGGATCCGTGATGGTGGCCAGGAGCTCCACGGTCCCAGTAACAGAGTGGTGACTGGTGACTTCCAAAGACTTCTCAGCAACATCGTACTGGGAACAGACACCAAAACACACTCAATAAATAAATTGCAATTCTTTTAGTCTGGTTTGaatttcatttcagtttgttGTCATCAGAAGCAGAGCCAGCGACAACAAAGCACGATAATACTCAGCACCCACCTTTGAAACAAAGCATGTAAGTTCTTGTCCGACCTCATAACTTTGTACCActtcttttcctgttttgacCTTGAATTCCACACTTCTGTCTAGTTTGCTGCAGTGAAGACACAATCAGAAATCAAATCGCAACATTCTAACCACAACGCTGCACACGTCACCGTCCAGGAGGCTTGAAAGCACGAAATGCAGAAACTCACTGATTGTCTTAACGCCGACTTATGTGCAGGTTATAATGCAGTATATTATGAAATGACAAACCAGATTTATCTGGTTACCTGGGTACAAGTGTGAGCTCAGGAGTGGTGTATTTAAATCTGGGATGAGAAAACGGCAGAAATCTGCAAAAGACAGATTACACATTTTTAAGTCCAATGCAATTGACGTAATAAAAAAAGCGTCATCACAGCCACCGTTTACAAGAATTTCACTAAAGTTTGCAAAATGGATCTAGAACAACGTGAAAGCAGTCATTACTTGCTACTGGAGTCTTCTCGTGCTCCAATCACTCTGGCGGTGACCGTGTCGCCCACTTTCACCAACGACGTGGGGAAAGATCCCAGACACACGTCTTTGGGATCCATCACCTCGGACACGTGCACGCTGCCTTTGCTTCCGTCTTCCAGTGTGAGGTAAATGCAGGTGGGCTTCACTGTCCGCACCTTTGCCTTCACGACTTTACCAAAGTAGCAGCTCTTCCGGGGCACATTCTTCTCTAGAGGGGTGCGTAGTGGCCTCGATGTGCTCTGCTCCTGCAACACTAGGGGGAGCCCTTTTAGCTCCTCACAGCTTGCTTCTACAACCTCCACTGGAAAACACATCCCCAGTTTCAGCTTCTCCGACTCGGTCAAGAACACTTCATTCAGGTGCCACCTAGTCTGGACAACAGTGAGCTGCGCCGTGTTTTCCAGGGAGATGACAGCGAAGTCTGCGTCGACGTACTGCACCGTCGCCGTGTATTTTAATCCTTCAGCcaactgtgaaaacacaaaatggAGTCACGGTGTAAGTTATTACAACACCAGTGTTTCAATTCCAATAAGCTACTAACAAGAACACAAAGAGTTACACTCACAGATTTCTTCTTAATCACAAGCTGGGGAAGGACAGAAACATGGACACACGTAGAGAGGATGTCGACGTGAAGGACGACAGCCGTAACTTTCTGTCCTGAGGTCAAGTTGGCACCTGAGAAACATGCAGAAATGCATTATGTTTCTGctaaacaaaaaatgcaaaggGTTAAAGATGAAGCAAGATCCTTTCATATACCTGTGACGTGATGCTTGCCGGCCACTATGGTAGCGCCAGTCATATCGTCAGACTTAAACACTGCACCGTCGTCATTCGCAGTGTCCACAGTGAGCTTTAGCTTCTGACCAACACACAGAGcggacagctgctgctgcaggtcactgtTTCCTGAGATTTGAGTCAGAGGTAGGAAACAGTCAGACGTGCTTCATAAGATGATGCCTCGAGGAAAAAAGGAATTCAAAGACCATTTGCATTGAAGCGGGATCTAGCTGCATCTAAACGGACATCAGGGACAACGCACTGTTACCTCTCTGAGCCAACGCGTCGGCCAcagctctcctctcctgcagccCACTGATGAGTCTGGACTGGATGTCTCCTTCGGGGGCCGTGACCTCAGAGATCTTCAGTGTGACCAGGAAACGCCGCTTCTCCTCATCCAGGTTGGTCACTTTTGCTAGAACAGTCTGACCGACCTGGAAGACCGTTGTCGTGTCGCTGATAAACCTGTCGGCCATGGCCTGAGAAGCACGACGGGAGGTTTTAGTGGGTGAGTATGAATAGGCGCATTTGAGGCTGTAACACTAGGCCACTACTCACCGACTTAGGAGCAAGGCCGACAAGGCCGTATGGGAACTCAACAAAAACACCATAGGACATGATGCTCTTGATCCAGCCAATGAGCTGGATCCCAACCTTGATTTCGGAGAATTCCTTGGCAACGTCGCCATCCACCAGTGTCCATGTCACGGTCGGTTTCTTTGTGAGAGTCTTTGAAAAGAGGAGCAGCTAAGGAAAACTGTCAGACAACCGTCCTGGTTTGTACATCACAAAACGTGAGATTATACATCAAACTTTTAAACGAAAGGATACAATATTGTTTTTACAGTTAAAGAAGGCGAGGTCTGAGACGACGTCTCCCTTCTGCAGGCTCTCCCATAACAAAGAGCAATTGGACATGTGGTCAGagaggtgcattgtgggtagaaTGGCTCGTATCACATCAGGAAGTACGGCCACCTCCAGGCCGTTGGGCGACTTCTTTAGCACCCTGGCCTGTAGCCTCTACATCAAGAACATGTACACACAGATCAAGGTTAATAAAATGTTCAGGTTTAGATTCAATGTATgagtatatatttaaaaaaaggggtTAAACTTCGTCACCTCGCCCTCCAAGTGGGGTGAAGCAACTTCCACTGTTTCTCCCTCCACTGCAGACTTTAATGACAGCAACAACTTTGAATTGGCTGGATCACAGTGAAGAACTTTAGCCTTTACAAcctggataaaaaaaaaacaaattaaatattactCATGACTCATTTCCAAACCAAAGCTTTTCCTTAACATCTGAGAAACGCAAACCACAGCGCCAACAACCTGTAATGAGaaggtaaaaaacaaaaacaattattttatcTTCTCACCTGCCCAACATAGAACACCTCGTCAGGCTGTACGATAGGCTCAGAGCTGAGTTCATTGAGAGGCACCAGGCCCTTTACATTGTTATAGAAACGAACGATGCAGCCAAAGTCTTTAATGCAGACGATGAAGCCGTGGGAGACGCGGCCTGGACGAGTGTCGGCGTAGCTCAGGAACAACGGCAGAGTGCTCTCAATAATGGCCTTCTTTCTGGTCAGGAAGAGCTTCCTCTTCTCCACATCTACCGACAAAACCTGTGGAGGCATTTTGACACGGGTTGAATCAGTAAATATTGCAGGCTGTGGGAATTGCGATCCTTCAATCAGCTAcaagacaaaaagcagcagactgCACTGACCCGGCATTTGATCTTCATGCCCTCTGTGTATTTTTTCTCAGGGTTCTGAAGCACAATGTCAGACAGGTGGATGCGAGGCACCAGTCCTTTAATGTGGTCCGTCAGATGCACCACCATCGCATTTTTCATTAGGACAGACACAGTCCCCTAGAAgtgcaaacagacacattttgtCAAGTTAGACAGATCGCTGCCAGTTTTCCGGCATCAGTGGGGTTGAAAAACGTTTTCATTAGTCACTATGTTCACCCCAAGCCTTAATTCTCACCTCTACAACCTGACCAGCCTGAAGGTCGTGATATCTAAACAAAGGTTTCTCGATCACGCTCCTGGGAACAATGCAAGACCAGGTTATCAGTATCAGAAAACTATGAGTCCATTATGGAGTAAGACACAAGGAAGCACTCTCGCATACCTGCGCAGACTGACAAAATGAATTTGATCCATGGGGCTGAAGTTCAGGATCCTGCAGGTGTGCTCGGCGCTGCTTGCTTTCTCGCTCCCCTCCTTCATGTGTCTTTTCTGTCAAAATGTATCAAGCCCAGGATTAAATTAAGAGCATATTTACAAtatgcatttttcttttttaagattAAAATATCCAAACCACTACTTTCACTTACATGTACAAAGGCTAAAGTTTTGTCAGGAAGTTCCAATATGGCCCCAGACATTTGGTGCCTGGTAATTATCTTGCAGTCCTTCACCACCTCACCAATGCGGTCGCCACCAGCTGGGGCTGGATCAACTGTGGCCTCAGGCTGAATGAGGTACTTGCGCAGACTCAGACCCACCAGGCGCGTGGACTGTTCCACGTACAGCACACAGGCACGTATCTGGACAGAAGAACATCAGGATCCAACGTTACCTGGACCTGGTCAACGTCAGCAATCAGCAAGTTACACACAGAACCTAGGCGTTTTACCTGGCCACCCTCGCGGTACTCCATTTCTGGTTCCATGTGAAGGAAGTCCACCTGCCCACTGAAAGAGGACAGAAAGTCCAGGATGAGGCCGTCTTTGGTCACCTACAGAACAGAAATGTCATTTTTACCACAAAATAGACTTTTATCAATGAATTTTCACTCTCGCATCTAGATCGTTTTTATGGTATAACAACTTAAAAAGGCAGAAAGATATTGTTAAACTAAACTGGTCTGTACCTTCTTGATCGTAGCTTTCACCAGGAGACCAGGCTGGAGGTTAGCAAGGTTCCAGCCCTGTTTGGATTCAGCACAGGCCTGGACGATGGTGAGGGGGCTGATAGACAGCCGAACCACCCGTCCATCATTTTTTATCTCTTCCACTTGAACGGTCACATACTGACCCACTTCCAATTCTGCAGAAATGAGAACAGAATACAAAAGAATAAATGTCATGAACTGACTAAATCAGATTTGATTTTAGCTAAAATTTATTGAAATACACTATTATACCTTTAGAGCTTTTCTGTTGGTCTCTTGCTGCTTTCTCCGGCAGAAAGGCTTTGGACCCACCGATGCCGATATCGACCAAGTAGCCATGGTCCTCTACACTCTCCACACATCCACTTAAAACCTTAATGTAAGAATTGTAACATGGTTGAATGTGATTTTGCAAATTATATTTGTTTCAGTCACTGCGCTCACTAAACACTCACCATTCCTGGTTTCAGAGAGCCTGAGGTCAGCGCCTTGTTGAGTAGCTTTGGATTGACTGACAGCTGGATGCTCGAAGAGCCTCCCCTAGATATGTCCAACCTAGCAACCACACACTTTATTACCATGCCAGGGTAGAATAAGTGAGGCATAGAGCAGATCTCCTGTGATACAGAGgaaacattataaatataaaaaagggaAATACAAATTAATCTAAAAGAACCTGTTACTGCCTATGATGACAAGGTGCCTCAGAACTTTCAACAGTGAATTCGCGCCACCCCAGGGGGCATACCGTTGTGTCAGAATCTAGCTGTTCAGTCAGCAGCTTTGTGTACGAGTCACTGATGTTCTGGATGCTGAGGAAGCCTTGCAGGCCACAAGGCAGACCGACCGTCACCTCAAAATCGGTCACCTCCTTCACACAACCCAGCAACAGCATACCCTGTTTCACATTCTAgggaaatcaaacaaaaaatatCAAGTTACAGAGGTGTCACACACTAAAAACAAGGTTTATGAGAAAatgtgtagacacacacacacacacacatacacacacacacacacacaccttgagaTGTAGAATCTCCACATGCTTAGATGCCACATTCAGTGTCAGACCAGCATCCACTTCATTGCTGGTCTTCTGCTTCTTTGCTTTACTCCCATCATCTTTAACAGCCCCTTTTCTTTTTGGAGTTTCTGCTGGCGCCTGCTTtacaaatgcaaaacattacattttataaAAGATGAGGTATATAAAGGAAGactgaaaacaacacagcaacgtCTATTTAAGTGACACATTAATGTAACTTAGTGCAACACTTACTACAGTAAGTGTTACAGTTACTTAGTGTAACTGTGCAACACGATCATAACCTAATGTTTAATTGGTTTAATAAACTCCTTATCTTTGTGTTAGATGCTAAAAATTAAAGTTTAACTGTACCTGGAAAAGGTTGTCCACTCCTGTATGTTGAACCACTATTTTATTCTCATTGGCCTTCTTTGCTGTCCCTCCTCGAGGGAAGTCCTCCTCCAACGTTTCCATGTTTCCAAGATGTCTCAGATGTCTGAAAAATCAAAGTTACTGTCAATAAAAAGGTCATTCCATTTTTTGCCTaccaaaataaatgtacaaCTAGTACAAAGGTTTGTTGTAATTGCACggtaactgaaaacaaaaacggCATTCAGGCCTAATAATGATGTAGATGTAGTCCTTTTTAATCTAAAGCCTCTAGGTGCAACTGTTTATTCCAATTTTATCGacatcaaatataaaaaaagagatTATATGAAATGAACATGGAAGGGCTTAGATGTTTAGCACACAATGCTCAATAGCGCCTCAACAAATACAGATAATTAAGATAGGTAAGTAAAACGATATAAACCGAACTGGAGGCATTTCTGGTACCTATTAAGTTAACAGTCGTAAATTAACAAAACGCATTTACTTACATTTAATCCCTGGCTCGTGGATATCCAAACTCACATGTAGCTCAGCAACACGCCATGATCCCACCCGGAAGCAAAACTCCTAAAGGCGTTTCACTTTTGGACCAATCACATTTAAGAACAACCGAGCGGCACCACTCTTAGCCAATAATGTTTGTATGTTGCAGCCTCTCTTTGACTGACATTACATTGAACCATTAAGAACACACATTTGAACTACTAAGAATAGGCGGAACTTCCTACCAACCTTGGTGTTGCGGCCTTAATTGAAGGGCACTGGACTCATTCGGTTTGTGCAGAGGTCGCGTGTTAAGGTAAGGCACAGCCAATTTATTGACATTAATTTATCCAGGTGACTCCACTAACGTTGGGATAGAAGCAACTTTATCTTAAAAACGTACATGACATTGTACTCTACTATAAAATGAAACAGCTAATCGGCTAACCTAGCATGCTAACATGAACTTACCATAGTGTGCTAGCGTTATCTGACAAGCTGTGCACTGAAAGTCAATCCACCGTAAACGCTTCAGCCGCAACATTACTGAACTGAAGCCAGCTCACCACACAAACCAGTACGTCTAACTTCCATGAGCCAAATTTTATCATGAAACATTGCTTCTAACTGCAATAGGTCGTTCAAGGAAAACAGCGTCcattatactgtaatatatgaCGACTCTATTAGTGTATCCCAACGTGCTCATGTTTTCATACGTTACTTATTATGGAATATATTTGCACGCGTACATGTTCTGTGACAAAATAATATGCAGTAATTAAAAAATTAGGTTGGAACGAGCTTTTTTATTACACCCCTGAAATTTAGCATTTTCGGATTACTAAAATGCTGCTGAATGGCCACTTacgccatgttttttttttttttttttttttttttaaaaggtgcCATGAAGATGTTTCACCTTCCATCCAAAATGCTTTATAGCTCAGTGCTGAAGCCTTTTGgatgaaaaacatttaacattcatgGGATGTTTTGCAAGGCGGTACAAAAGACTGAGCAAGACTTTTAAATGTTATACTTATAGGTTTACCTCCAGACTTTAAAGCctgtaaaatattattaatcaCAGATTCTTCTTTACTGCTTGTGTTAGGACCACTAATCATACATCATGGCAGGACATGATGGTGGCAGCCAGCACCAGTTCACTGGGATTGCAAAGTACTTTAATTCATACACATTGACAGGACGGCGAAATGTGAGTTGTGTGCAGCTTGATGAACTGCCATTTAAGTTGTCCAGTGAAATTGCTGATGGTTCTGTTTTCTTTGGTCTAGTGTGTCTTGGCTACGTATGCCAGCCTAGTAGCCATTGCGCTTTTCTTCAAACTGAAGCCCAAGAAAAAGCCTGCAGTCACAGAAAAGTGATCATGTAAGTACCTTCatgttgtatttactgtacttaaGTATTGCTGTGTTTAACATAAGACCTTTTATCTCTTTGTAGGTTTCCATTTTGACCATTGTTTCTATCCTTTGGAAGTGGAGAGGGCAGAGGGACGTGCTTTTAATTGAGTGTTTGTGTTCCCTGTATTAACAATAAAGAACATTTGTGCCCAAAACATAGAAACCactggttttatttacagtttacaggTATTAAAAACTATCATACAAATGTTGTGCAAAATTGTACAGATGGCCTTGAACTTCAAGAGAGTCATCAGGAAAAAGATTAGCTGTGACAAATGAGCATGGATCTCTTCAACCAAGAGCAAGACCAGTACCAAGCTGGTTTTATTCTAGTACACACAAACCTCAGTAGTTGCTTGTGGAGGCCAGGTCTCAAAGCTTACAATAATTTAAGCTTCCACTAATTGTTAAATCATGTCACAATGTCTTATGGATTGTAGGCCCCAGCAGCTAACAGTAGGTTCCTCCGGGTGAAGTGGAGGTGTATGACAGGTGTCGATTTAGTCAAGTACGTCCCGAGCAGAAGCTCCTGGGAATTATCTTGTAGATGAATgtgtcctgttgctgctgtgaagtCGTCCGTCTCTAAATCATCAAATGCTTTCAATGCATCCCATAATCGAACTGTGTTGTCCATAGAgcctatttaaaaaaaaaaaaaaagcacaaatttaACAAAAGCTTTAGACCATCAGACTCTt encodes the following:
- the pdcd11 gene encoding protein RRP5 homolog isoform X3, with product METLEEDFPRGGTAKKANENKIVVQHTGVDNLFQQAPAETPKRKGAVKDDGSKAKKQKTSNEVDAGLTLNVASKHVEILHLKNVKQGMLLLGCVKEVTDFEVTVGLPCGLQGFLSIQNISDSYTKLLTEQLDSDTTEICSMPHLFYPGMVIKCVVARLDISRGGSSSIQLSVNPKLLNKALTSGSLKPGMVLSGCVESVEDHGYLVDIGIGGSKAFLPEKAARDQQKSSKELEVGQYVTVQVEEIKNDGRVVRLSISPLTIVQACAESKQGWNLANLQPGLLVKATIKKVTKDGLILDFLSSFSGQVDFLHMEPEMEYREGGQIRACVLYVEQSTRLVGLSLRKYLIQPEATVDPAPAGGDRIGEVVKDCKIITRHQMSGAILELPDKTLAFVHKRHMKEGSEKASSAEHTCRILNFSPMDQIHFVSLRRSVIEKPLFRYHDLQAGQVVEGTVSVLMKNAMVVHLTDHIKGLVPRIHLSDIVLQNPEKKYTEGMKIKCRVLSVDVEKRKLFLTRKKAIIESTLPLFLSYADTRPGRVSHGFIVCIKDFGCIVRFYNNVKGLVPLNELSSEPIVQPDEVFYVGQVVKAKVLHCDPANSKLLLSLKSAVEGETVEVASPHLEGERLQARVLKKSPNGLEVAVLPDVIRAILPTMHLSDHMSNCSLLWESLQKGDVVSDLAFFNCKNNITLTKKPTVTWTLVDGDVAKEFSEIKVGIQLIGWIKSIMSYGVFVEFPYGLVGLAPKSAMADRFISDTTTVFQVGQTVLAKVTNLDEEKRRFLVTLKISEVTAPEGDIQSRLISGLQERRAVADALAQRGNSDLQQQLSALCVGQKLKLTVDTANDDGAVFKSDDMTGATIVAGKHHVTGANLTSGQKVTAVVLHVDILSTCVHVSVLPQLVIKKKSLAEGLKYTATVQYVDADFAVISLENTAQLTVVQTRWHLNEVFLTESEKLKLGMCFPVEVVEASCEELKGLPLVLQEQSTSRPLRTPLEKNVPRKSCYFGKVVKAKVRTVKPTCIYLTLEDGSKGSVHVSEVMDPKDVCLGSFPTSLVKVGDTVTARVIGAREDSSSKFLPFSHPRFKYTTPELTLVPSKLDRSVEFKVKTGKEVVQSYEVGQELTCFVSKYDVAEKSLEVTSHHSVTGTVELLATITDPKNAKHPEKLYKLGEAVCAKVVNVRNKPRRLALSLTGVYKLEQGMVTLGIVTNIYPRLGLLVKLPFDNVGTVHITDVDDAYKSSILDGYSTDQVIRCLLLRYENDKWQLSLRPSRLNPQQAKSVKDPEVSSLDALKPGQLIRGYLKSVGAQAVLIRLGRGITGRASFKKTTHYQVDSLKVLFKQLESKTVFTTKILSIDNEVVNISLLPEDTMKPDVIPESLGLPLRKMMEEEEEEEKEEEEKHDSEEEEEEEEKHVSKKKKRALAESDKKQEESRVPKKKKINQAKTNDSDSGVEVYFKEDVQKPKPKAAKTSSTGPSRLQISAGFSWDIGLSSLKPAFTAQEDDSSDGEDQEGSSKPQKKTRHELQQEKKAAEKVLQQRETELMDPNLRPQEVADFERLLLASPNSSLLWLQYMAHHLQATQIEQARSVAERALKTISFREDQEKLNVWVALLNLENMYGTEESLKKVFERALQFCEPMPVYQQLADIYAKCDKIKEAEALYKTMVKRFRENKAVWLNYGTFLLQRGQSEEANAVLQRALKSLPSKESVDVITKFAQLEFRHGDAERGRVMFDKVLTSYPKRTDLWSVFIDLTVKHGSQKEIRALFDRVIHLSVSVKKIKFFFKRYLEYEKKHGTPQSMEAVKEKAMEYVEAKGTKAAK
- the pdcd11 gene encoding protein RRP5 homolog isoform X2; the protein is METLEEDFPRGGTAKKANENKIVVQHTGVDNLFQAPAETPKRKGAVKDDGSKAKKQKTSNEVDAGLTLNVASKHVEILHLKNVKQGMLLLGCVKEVTDFEVTVGLPCGLQGFLSIQNISDSYTKLLTEQLDSDTTEICSMPHLFYPGMVIKCVVARLDISRGGSSSIQLSVNPKLLNKALTSGSLKPGMVLSGCVESVEDHGYLVDIGIGGSKAFLPEKAARDQQKSSKELEVGQYVTVQVEEIKNDGRVVRLSISPLTIVQACAESKQGWNLANLQPGLLVKATIKKVTKDGLILDFLSSFSGQVDFLHMEPEMEYREGGQIRACVLYVEQSTRLVGLSLRKYLIQPEATVDPAPAGGDRIGEVVKDCKIITRHQMSGAILELPDKTLAFVHKRHMKEGSEKASSAEHTCRILNFSPMDQIHFVSLRRSVIEKPLFRYHDLQAGQVVEGTVSVLMKNAMVVHLTDHIKGLVPRIHLSDIVLQNPEKKYTEGMKIKCRVLSVDVEKRKLFLTRKKAIIESTLPLFLSYADTRPGRVSHGFIVCIKDFGCIVRFYNNVKGLVPLNELSSEPIVQPDEVFYVGQVVKAKVLHCDPANSKLLLSLKSAVEGETVEVASPHLEGERLQARVLKKSPNGLEVAVLPDVIRAILPTMHLSDHMSNCSLLWESLQKGDVVSDLAFFNCKNNITLTKKPTVTWTLVDGDVAKEFSEIKVGIQLIGWIKSIMSYGVFVEFPYGLVGLAPKSAMADRFISDTTTVFQVGQTVLAKVTNLDEEKRRFLVTLKISEVTAPEGDIQSRLISGLQERRAVADALAQRGNSDLQQQLSALCVGQKLKLTVDTANDDGAVFKSDDMTGATIVAGKHHVTGANLTSGQKVTAVVLHVDILSTCVHVSVLPQLVIKKKSLAEGLKYTATVQYVDADFAVISLENTAQLTVVQTRWHLNEVFLTESEKLKLGMCFPVEVVEASCEELKGLPLVLQEQSTSRPLRTPLEKNVPRKSCYFGKVVKAKVRTVKPTCIYLTLEDGSKGSVHVSEVMDPKDVCLGSFPTSLVKVGDTVTARVIGAREDSSSKFLPFSHPRFKYTTPELTLVPSKLDRSVEFKVKTGKEVVQSYEVGQELTCFVSKYDVAEKSLEVTSHHSVTGTVELLATITDPKNAKHPEKLYKLGEAVCAKVVNVRNKPRRLALSLTGVYKLEQGMVTLGIVTNIYPRLGLLVKLPFDNVGTVHITDVDDAYKSSILDGYSTDQVIRCLLLRYENDKWQLSLRPSRLNPQQAKSVKDPEVSSLDALKPGQLIRGYLKSVGAQAVLIRLGRGITGRASFKKTTHYQVDSLKVLFKQLESKTVFTTKILSIDNEVVNISLLPEDTMKPDVIPESLGLPLRKMMEEEEEEEKEEEEKHDSEEEEEEEEKHVSKKKKRALAESDKKQEESRVPKKKKINQAKTNDSDSGVEVYFKEDVQKPKPKAAKQTSSTGPSRLQISAGFSWDIGLSSLKPAFTAQEDDSSDGEDQEGSSKPQKKTRHELQQEKKAAEKVLQQRETELMDPNLRPQEVADFERLLLASPNSSLLWLQYMAHHLQATQIEQARSVAERALKTISFREDQEKLNVWVALLNLENMYGTEESLKKVFERALQFCEPMPVYQQLADIYAKCDKIKEAEALYKTMVKRFRENKAVWLNYGTFLLQRGQSEEANAVLQRALKSLPSKESVDVITKFAQLEFRHGDAERGRVMFDKVLTSYPKRTDLWSVFIDLTVKHGSQKEIRALFDRVIHLSVSVKKIKFFFKRYLEYEKKHGTPQSMEAVKEKAMEYVEAKGTKAAK